In Candidatus Legionella polyplacis, the following are encoded in one genomic region:
- the rpsR gene encoding 30S ribosomal protein S18, with amino-acid sequence MIINSYKKKRIYKFKNNKEIENLTFKDINILKNFITETGKIIPSRISGTPIRIQRKIANAIKHARFLALLPYCDNHR; translated from the coding sequence ATGATAATAAATTCTTATAAAAAAAAGAGAATATATAAATTTAAAAATAATAAAGAAATTGAAAATTTAACTTTTAAAGATATTAATATTTTAAAAAATTTTATTACAGAAACTGGAAAAATTATTCCTAGCAGAATAAGCGGTACTCCTATAAGAATTCAGAGAAAAATAGCTAATGCTATTAAGCATGCTAGATTTCTTGCTTTATTACCTTATTGTGATAATCATAGATAA
- the rpsF gene encoding 30S ribosomal protein S6, with amino-acid sequence MRYYELVILIHPDKSDQLIHIVNKYEKIVLESNGEICYKEDCGRRQLAYTIRNVYKANYYLLYVRCDKKVINNIQNILKFDGNIIRFLIIKKDRVIKVPSFLSKKDNYV; translated from the coding sequence ATGAGATACTATGAATTAGTAATTTTAATTCATCCAGATAAAAGTGACCAGTTGATTCATATCGTAAATAAATATGAAAAGATAGTTTTAGAATCGAATGGTGAAATTTGTTATAAAGAAGATTGTGGAAGAAGACAGTTAGCATATACTATCAGAAACGTATATAAAGCTAATTATTATTTATTGTATGTTAGATGTGATAAGAAAGTTATTAATAATATACAAAATATTTTGAAGTTTGATGGAAATATAATTAGATTTTTAATTATAAAAAAAGATAGGGTAATAAAAGTACCATCCTTTTTATCTAAAAAGGATAATTATGTATAA